DNA sequence from the Cupriavidus sp. WKF15 genome:
ATGTCCAATCTTAACGGGGTCAAGGCCAGGCGCTTCGCCGGCCTGCTGGTGGCTGGCGCCATCGGCTTTTGCGGCGCAGCGGGCGCCGCCATCGCAGCGGAAACCGGTGTGACGGCCGACACCATCGTGCTCGGCCAGTCGGCTGCCCTCAGCGGGCAGACGGCGGCACTTGGCAAGCAGATGGGTGCCGGCGCGCGCCTGTACTTCGAGTCCGTCAACCGGCAGGGTGGCATTTACGGCCGACGCATCGAACTGCAGACGCTGGAGGACTACAACGAGCCGGAGACCGCGGCGGCCAATACACGCAAGTTCGTCGGCGAAGGCCGCGTATTCGCGCTGTTCGGCTATGTCGGCACGGACAATGCCGAGGCCTCGCTGCCGGTCGCGGCGCAGGCCGGCGTGCCGTTCTTCGCGCCCTACACCGGGGCACAGTCCCTGCGCGATCCGCGCGCCCGCAATATCTTCCATGTGCGTGCCGGCTTCAATGAGGAAACGGCCGCCATCGTGCGCCAGATCCGCACCACCGGGCTCAAGCGCGTGGCCGTGGTCTACAACGACGACGCCTATGGCAAGGCCGGCCTGGAGGGGCTGGCGCGCGCGCTGCAGGCATCGCCGGACCCGAGCGTGCAGATCGTGGCGCGCGAGAACGTGGTGCGCAATACCGTCGAGATCGGCGACGCCATGCAGGGCACCATGAAGGCGAAGCCCGACGCCGTGGTGCTGGTCAGCGCCTACCGCACCGCCGGCGCCTTCGTGAAGGAAGCGCTGCGCCGTGGCTACAGCGGCCAGTTCTACAACGTGTCCTATGTCGGCACGCAGGCGCTGGCGCGCGAACTGGGCCCGCTGGGCAGCGGCGTGATCATCTCGCAGGTCATGCCGCACCCGGGCAACGCCACGCTGCCGGTGGTGCGCGAATACCTGCGGCTGCTGCAGGCCGCCGGCAAGCCGGACGACTTCGATTACGTCGGCATCGAGGGCTTCGTCGCCGCCAAGGCCTTTACGGAAGGCCTGCGCCGCGCGGGCAAGGACCTGACGCGCGAACGGCTGGTGGCGGCGCTGGAAGGCATGCGCAATGTCGATCTGGGCGGCTTCATCGTCAACTTCACCCCCGAAAACCACGTGGGATCGAAGTTTGTCGAGATGACGATCATCAACTCGAAGGGACAGGTGATTCGCTGAACGGACAATGGAGGGATCGCGCGCTCTACCCTCGTGTCGTCTACCCCATATCGTTCAGGTGACACGCCGAAAGCCTGCCCGGCGCGATCTCCTTCAGCAGCGGCTGCTCCGCCTTGCAACGCGGCATCGCATGCGGGCAGCGCGGATGGAAATGGCAACCCGTGGGCGGATTCAGCGGCGACGGAATTTCGCCGCGGATCGCCACATAGGTCTTCTTGCCGACTTCGAGCTTGGGCGCCTCGGCCAGCAGCGCCTGCGTGTACGGATGGTTGGGCGCGGCGAAGACCTCCTCGGTCGGCGCCGACTCCACCACCCGGCCCAGGTACATGATCACCACGCGGTCGCTGATGTGCTTCACCACCCCAAGGTCGTGGCTGATGAAGAGGTAGGTCAGGTTCAGGTCCTGGCGCAGGCGCATGAACAGGTTCAGCACCTGGGCCTGGATCGAGACATCGAGCGCCGCCACCGACTCATCGCACACCAGGAATTCCGGCTTCACCGCCAGCGCGCGCGCAATGCCGATGCGCGCGCGCTGGCCGCCCGAGAACTGGTGCGGAAAGCGGCGCAGCACAGTCGGGTCCATCCCCACCCGCACGAGCATGTCTTCCACATAGGCCTTCTGCTCGCCGCGCGCGACCATGCCGTGCACGACCGGTGCCTCGCCCACGATATCGATCACGCGCAACCGCGGATTGAGCGACGCATACGGATCCTGGAAAATCATCTGGATCGCGAGCTGCTTCTCGCGACGCTTCGCCGGAGGCAAATGATCGAGGTCGGTGCCATGCCACAGGCGCTCGCCTTCGGTCAGGGAGTGCAGGCCCACCGCCATGCGGCCGAGCGTGGACTTGCCGCATCCGGACTCGCCCACGAGCCCCACCACCTCGCCCTGGCGGATGCTCAGGTCAACGCCATCGACCGCGTGCACCACCTCTTCGCGCGCGTGAGCGCCGAACAGGTTGGCGATGCGCGCCGCGGTATCCAGCGATTTGACGAAGCGCTTGGAGACGCCACGCAGCTCCAGCAGCGGCGCGGACGGCGTCACCGTCTGCGAAGGTCCGTCCGTCATGGCAGGGGTATCCAGTTCCGTTTCGCTCATGCCGCCTCCTGCCGGGCCATCACCGGATGGAAGCACCGCAGCCGCCGTCCGTCGGACGCCGTCTCCAGCGGTGGCTCGGTCTTGCACACCTCGGTGGCATAGGGGCAGCGTTCGCGGAAAGCGCAGCCGCCAGGCAGGTTCAGCAGCGACGGCGTCATGCCCGGGATCTGCTTCAGCGGCGCACCGCGCGGGTTGCGCGAGGGTGCCGAGCCGATCAGCCCGTGCGTATAGGGATGCCCGGGGCGCTCAAGCACCTGGCGCACGTCACCGGACTCGACGATCCTGCCCGCGTACATCACGCAAACCGAATCGGCGAGGCCCGCCACCACCGACAGATCGTGCGTGATCCAGATCAGCGCCGTGCCCGACTCACGGCACAGCGTCTGCATCTCATAAAGGATCTGGCCCTGGATGGTCACGTCCAGCGCCGTGGTGGGCTCGTCGGCAATGATCAGGTCGGGCTTGTTCAGCAGCGCGATCGCGATCGCCACGCGCTGGCGCATGCCGCCCGAGAACTGGTGCGGATAGGCCAGCAGGCGCTCATCCGGCGACGGAATGCCCACGCGCGCAAGCGCGTTGCGTGCCCGCTCGCGCGCTGCGGCCTTGGTGACCTTGTCGTGCGCCGTCACCGCCTCGATCATCTGCGTGTCGATGCGCAGGACCGGGTTCAGCGTCATCATCGGGTCTTGGAAGATCATGGCGATGCGGTTGCCGCGCACGTCGCGCTGCTGGGCCGGCGTGAGCGCGCGCAGGTCGCGCGTGACGCCGTCGCGGCTGGTCAGCGCGATGCGGCCGTCGACGACTTTGCCGGGCGGGTCGATCAGGCCCATGATCGAATAGCCCGTCATCGACTTGCCCGAGCCGGATTCTCCGACCAGGCCCATGATCTCGCCGCGGCCGACCGTGAAGGATACGTCGTCCACCGCCTTGGCAATGCCGCCGCGCGTGAAGAACTGCGTCTTGAGGTGTTCGACCACCAAAGTTGGTTGTGCCATGTTGCCCCTTCCCTATTGCGTCTGCAGGCGCGGGTTCAGCACGTCGCGCAACTGGTCCGCCACGAGATTCATGGCGACGATGGTGACCACGAGCGCAATGCCCGGGAAGAAGCTGATCCAGTACTTGCCCGACAGCATGTACTGCTGGCCGTTCGAGATCAGGGAGCCCAGCGACGGTTCAGTGATCGGCACGCCCAGCCCCAGGAACGACAGCGTTGCCTCGAGCGTGATGGCCGATGCCACCTGCAGCGCCGCGATCACGATCAGCGGCGGCAGGCAGTTGGGCAGCAGGTGGCGGAACATGATGCGCCCCGGCGGCAGGCCCAGGCAGGTGGCGGCATCGATGTATTCCTTGCGGCGCTCGACGAGCGCCGCGCTGCGCGTGGTCCGCGCATAGTAGGCCCACTGCACCGCCACCAGCGCGATCACGATATTGCCGATGCCCGGGCGCAGGAACGCCAGCAGGATCAGCGCCAGCAGGATCGGCGGGAACGACAGCTGCAGGTCGGCCACGCGCATGATGAAGGCCTCGGCGCGCCCGCCCAGGAAGCCCGCGAGCAGGCCTAGCGTCGCGCCGAGTAGCAGCGCGATGACCGTGCTGACCACGCCCACGCCAATACTGATGCGCAGCCCGTACATGACCGCGGACAGGATGTCGCGGCCCTGCTCGTCGGAGCCCAGCAGGAACGTCATGCCGTTGCCGGCCTGCTCGCCAGGGGCAAGGCGTGCATCGAGCACGTCGAGCGCGGCCAGGTCATACGGATTCTGCGGCGCCAGCCACGGCGCGAAGATGGCAACCAGGATGATGGCGACCAGCGTGATCAGCCCCGCTATGGCGATCTTGCTGGACAGGAATTCGGCGGCGAAGCGGCGCAACGGCGTCTGCTCGCGCGCGGTCTTCGGCTTGTCTGCGGTGGCGGCAGTCATGGCTCAGCCCTTGTTGTCGGCAATGCGCACGCGCGGATCGAGCACGCTGTAGACGATGTCCACCGCCAGATTGATCAGGATGAACAGGGTCACGATCACCATCAGGTAGGCGACGATCACGGGCCGGTCGAGCAACTGGATCGAATCGATGATCAGCTTGCCCATGCCGGGCCAGGCGAAGATCGATTCGGTCACGATCGCGAACGCGATGATCGAGCCGAACTGCAGTGCGATCACCGTGACGATCGGGATCAGGATGTTCTTGAGCACGTGCACGCCGACGATGCGGGCATTGGACAAGCCTTTCGCGCGCGCGAATTTCACGTAGTCCTGCAGCATGGCCTCCTGCGTGCCGGCGCGCGTCAGGCGGATCACCATGGCGACATTGAGCAGCGAGAGCGTCACGGCTGGCAGGATCAGGTGGCGGATGCCATCGACAGTCAGAAAGCTCAGCGGCACACCCAGCACGCGCACGGTCTCGCCGCGTCCGTTCGACGGCAACCAGCCGAGCTGCACGGCGAACACCATGATCAGCATCAGCCCGACCCAGAAGGTGGGCAGCGAGAAGCCGAGGATCGACACCGTCATGATCGACTTGCCGGCGACGCCGTTGGGACGCAAGCCGGCCCACAGGCCCAGCGGTATGCCCAGCACGATGGCCAGCAGGATCGCGAACACCGCCAGCTCCAGCGTGGCGGGCATGCGCTCGAAGATCAGCTTGAGCGCAGGCGTGCCGTGGGCGAACGAAGTGCCCAGGTTGCCGTGCAACGCATTCTGCAGGAAGACGAGGTATTGCTCCCAGAGCGGCTTGTCGAGCCCGAGCGCGGCGATGGTGCGCCGGATGTCCTCCTGGTCCGCCTGCGGATTGATCAGGATGTCGACGGGATTGCCGATGGCAAAGACGCCGAGAAAAACGAGCAGCGACATGATGAAGAGCACGACCACGCTCTGCATCAGTCGCCGGATGATAAAGACCAGCATGTCAGACCACTATCCTTTCGCACACCGCTGCGGGCCGCGCCGGGCCAGCCCCGCGTCCGTCCCTGGCGCTGCCCGCATGGTGTACGTTGCCGCGATGACTACCCGCGGGCGACCGGCTGGCGCCACTTATTGCGGCTTGAAGTTGTGCGCATAGGTGCGTTCGTCGGTGCGCGGTACATAGACGATACCCTTCTGCGTTGCCCAGGTGGTCACCTGCTGGTGGATCGGGATGATACCGCCGTCGTGGATCGCGATGGCAGTGGCCTCCTGCAGCAGCTTGGAGCGCTCGCCGTCATCCACGGTCGACAGGGCCTTTTCCAGCACGACATCCATCTTTGGGTTGCAATATTCGCCCCAGTTGGTCGTGCCGAAGCCCTTCTTGCTGTCTTCGCAAGCGAGCAGCGCGCGCAGCGGAGAGCTCACTTCGCCGGTCTGCGCGCCCCAGCCCAGCAGGCCGAACGACCATTCATGCTTGATGCCCTTGGACGAATATGTGGCCATCGGCATGCCTTCCACCTTGGTCACGATGCCGACGCGAGTGAGGTTCTGCGCGATAGTCTGGGCGATCTTCTCGTCGTTGACGTAGCGATTGTTGGGCGTGTGCAGCGTCACGCCGAAGCCATTCGGATAGCCGGCCTCCGCAAGCAGCTTCCTGGCGCCCTCCGGGTCGTACTTGACCGTCTTGAGGTTCGGGTTGTAGCCGAACAGCGTGGGCGGCACGAGGTTGTTGGTCGGCTCCGAGAGACCCTCCATCAACCGGTCCTTGATGCCCTGCCGGTTGATGGCCATGCTGATGGCATTGCGCACGCGCGCATCCTTCAGCGGGTTCTTGTCCATCGGCTGGCCCTCCTTCGTCGTGACGTATGGCGACTTGTCACGCTTGGTATCGAAGTACAGGTAGATCACGCGATGCGAAATCTTGGAGAAGAACGACAGCTTGGGATCGCTGCGCACCTTCGGCAGGTCAGGTGTCGGCACATTCTCGATCGCCTGTACGTCGCCCGACAGCAGCGCGGCCAGGCGCGTGGCCGGGTTGGGGATGAAGCGCAGCGTCACCTTGTCCCATGCGGGCTTCGGCCCCCAGTAGTCATTGTTGCGCACCAGTTCGACCCGGTCATCGCGCGCGTAGCTGACGAACTTGAACGGGCCGGTACCGACCATGCCCTTGCCCTGGGCAAAGTCATCGGAACCGAGCCCCTGGGTCGCCTTCTTCTGCACGATGAAAATCGACGTAAGGTCGTTCAGCATCAGCGGATATGGCTGGTTGGTGGTCAGCTGGATCGTGTACTTGTCGATGATCTTCTTGTTGATGATCGCCTTGGTGTAAACGTCGAACTTGCCGGGGCTGTTCTGGATCGTGGCCGGACGGTCGAGCGACCAGGCTACGTCTTCTGTGGTCAGCTCGGAACCGTCATGGAACTTCACGCCCTTGCGGATCTTGAACTCCCAGGTCAGGTTGTTGACCATCTTCCACGACTCCGCCAGGCCGGGAATGATGCGGCTGTCGGGATCCATCTTGATCAGCGAATCGAACATGTGCTCCGACACGTTGATGTTGGAGAACAGGTTGTAGAAGTGCGGATCCATCGAGGTCGGCGGCGAACTCATGGCCAGCTTGAGGTCGGCGGCCTGTGCTGCACCGGCCAGCGCAAGGCTCATGGCCCCGGCTACCGCGACAGCATCAAATGCCTTCTTGAATGTGCGAAGGGACATCGCGCATTTCTCCCAGGGACAGGTGGAGCAACGTTAGGATCGGCAATGCGCGCGCAACGGACCCGAAGGCGGCGCTGCATCCTGGTGCGGTCTTGCACGCTGTGGCGACGGTATTGCCGGCCGGGCACTTCAAGCACGAACTGTTCCAGCAACCGATCAAACCGGGCATTGGGGGAAACCCACCCACATGTATTGCAGTGCGCCATCGCACCATGTTCCATGTCGCCCCAATCGGGCGCAAAGCGGCCCGTTTTGGCGCTTTCCGGGCGGGCATCGTATGATCGGGGTTCCAACCGCCGGCCGCACCCTCTGCTGCATCATGAAGCTCATTCCCGAAATCCTGCAGGCGCAAGCCGAAATCCGTACGATCCGACGCGACATCCATGCGCATCCCGAGTTGTGCTTCCAGGAACAACGCACGTCCGACGTGGTGGCGCGCACCCTGGAATCCTGGGGCATCGAGGTCCACCGGAGACTGGGAACGACCGGCCTCGTCGGCGTGATCCGCCAGGGCAATGGCAAGCGCAGCATCGGCCTGCGCGCCGACATGGATGCGCTGCCCCTGCAGGAAGCCAACACCTTCGGCCATCGGTCGCAGCATGACGGCCGCATGCATGCCTGCGGCCACGACGGCCACACGGCCATGCTGCTCGGCGCGGCGCGCTATCTGGCCGAGCACCGCAACTTCGATGGCACCGTCAACCTGATCTTCCAGCCGGCCGAGGAAGGCGGCGGCGGCGCGCGCGAGATGATCAAGGACGGCCTGTTCGAGCGCTTTCCGTGTGATGCCGTCTTCGGCATGCACAACTGGCCAGGCATGCCGGTCGGCGCGTTCGGCACGCGCGCGGGTCCGCTAATGGCGTCGAGCAACGAGTTCCGCATTGTCGTGCGCGGCAAGGGCGCGCATGCGGCCATGCCGAACAACGGCAACGACCCGGTGTTCACCGCTGCGCAGATCGTATCGGCCCTGCAGGGGATCATCACGCGCAACAAGCGGCCCATCGATACGGCCGTGATCTCGGTCACCCAGTTCCATGCCGGCGATGCGACCAATATCGTGCCGGACCAGGCCTGGATCGGCGGTACCGTGCGCACTTTTACGCTGCCGGTGCTGGACCTTATCGAACGGCGCATGGAGGAAGTGGCGCGCGCGGTGGCTGCTGCCTTCGACTGCACGGTCGATTTCGAATTCCATCGCAATTACCCGCCGACGATAAACAGCGTGGCGGAGGCGGAGTTTGCCGCCGGCATTGCGACGGCGCTGGTGGGCGCGGACATGGTCGATGCCGATGTCGAGCCGACGATGGGCGCGGAAGATTTCTCGTTCATGCTGCAGGAGAAGCCGGGCTGCTACCTGTTTATCGGCAACGGCGACGGCGCGCACCGCGAGTCCGGGCACGGCATGGGGCCATGCATGCTGCACAACCCGAGCTATGACTTCAACGATGAACTGCTGCCAGTCGGGTCGACGTTCCTTGTCAGGCTCGTGGAAGCGTGGCTGGCCCCGGCCTGAGCGAGCAAAATGGCCATGGGGCGCATCGCACTGGATCGAACTCACGCAAATGGCTTT
Encoded proteins:
- a CDS encoding ABC transporter permease; its protein translation is MTAATADKPKTAREQTPLRRFAAEFLSSKIAIAGLITLVAIILVAIFAPWLAPQNPYDLAALDVLDARLAPGEQAGNGMTFLLGSDEQGRDILSAVMYGLRISIGVGVVSTVIALLLGATLGLLAGFLGGRAEAFIMRVADLQLSFPPILLALILLAFLRPGIGNIVIALVAVQWAYYARTTRSAALVERRKEYIDAATCLGLPPGRIMFRHLLPNCLPPLIVIAALQVASAITLEATLSFLGLGVPITEPSLGSLISNGQQYMLSGKYWISFFPGIALVVTIVAMNLVADQLRDVLNPRLQTQ
- a CDS encoding ABC transporter permease; its protein translation is MLVFIIRRLMQSVVVLFIMSLLVFLGVFAIGNPVDILINPQADQEDIRRTIAALGLDKPLWEQYLVFLQNALHGNLGTSFAHGTPALKLIFERMPATLELAVFAILLAIVLGIPLGLWAGLRPNGVAGKSIMTVSILGFSLPTFWVGLMLIMVFAVQLGWLPSNGRGETVRVLGVPLSFLTVDGIRHLILPAVTLSLLNVAMVIRLTRAGTQEAMLQDYVKFARAKGLSNARIVGVHVLKNILIPIVTVIALQFGSIIAFAIVTESIFAWPGMGKLIIDSIQLLDRPVIVAYLMVIVTLFILINLAVDIVYSVLDPRVRIADNKG
- a CDS encoding ABC transporter ATP-binding protein, yielding MAQPTLVVEHLKTQFFTRGGIAKAVDDVSFTVGRGEIMGLVGESGSGKSMTGYSIMGLIDPPGKVVDGRIALTSRDGVTRDLRALTPAQQRDVRGNRIAMIFQDPMMTLNPVLRIDTQMIEAVTAHDKVTKAAARERARNALARVGIPSPDERLLAYPHQFSGGMRQRVAIAIALLNKPDLIIADEPTTALDVTIQGQILYEMQTLCRESGTALIWITHDLSVVAGLADSVCVMYAGRIVESGDVRQVLERPGHPYTHGLIGSAPSRNPRGAPLKQIPGMTPSLLNLPGGCAFRERCPYATEVCKTEPPLETASDGRRLRCFHPVMARQEAA
- a CDS encoding ABC transporter substrate-binding protein; translated protein: MSLRTFKKAFDAVAVAGAMSLALAGAAQAADLKLAMSSPPTSMDPHFYNLFSNINVSEHMFDSLIKMDPDSRIIPGLAESWKMVNNLTWEFKIRKGVKFHDGSELTTEDVAWSLDRPATIQNSPGKFDVYTKAIINKKIIDKYTIQLTTNQPYPLMLNDLTSIFIVQKKATQGLGSDDFAQGKGMVGTGPFKFVSYARDDRVELVRNNDYWGPKPAWDKVTLRFIPNPATRLAALLSGDVQAIENVPTPDLPKVRSDPKLSFFSKISHRVIYLYFDTKRDKSPYVTTKEGQPMDKNPLKDARVRNAISMAINRQGIKDRLMEGLSEPTNNLVPPTLFGYNPNLKTVKYDPEGARKLLAEAGYPNGFGVTLHTPNNRYVNDEKIAQTIAQNLTRVGIVTKVEGMPMATYSSKGIKHEWSFGLLGWGAQTGEVSSPLRALLACEDSKKGFGTTNWGEYCNPKMDVVLEKALSTVDDGERSKLLQEATAIAIHDGGIIPIHQQVTTWATQKGIVYVPRTDERTYAHNFKPQ
- a CDS encoding ABC transporter ATP-binding protein, yielding MSETELDTPAMTDGPSQTVTPSAPLLELRGVSKRFVKSLDTAARIANLFGAHAREEVVHAVDGVDLSIRQGEVVGLVGESGCGKSTLGRMAVGLHSLTEGERLWHGTDLDHLPPAKRREKQLAIQMIFQDPYASLNPRLRVIDIVGEAPVVHGMVARGEQKAYVEDMLVRVGMDPTVLRRFPHQFSGGQRARIGIARALAVKPEFLVCDESVAALDVSIQAQVLNLFMRLRQDLNLTYLFISHDLGVVKHISDRVVIMYLGRVVESAPTEEVFAAPNHPYTQALLAEAPKLEVGKKTYVAIRGEIPSPLNPPTGCHFHPRCPHAMPRCKAEQPLLKEIAPGRLSACHLNDMG
- a CDS encoding ABC transporter substrate-binding protein gives rise to the protein MSNLNGVKARRFAGLLVAGAIGFCGAAGAAIAAETGVTADTIVLGQSAALSGQTAALGKQMGAGARLYFESVNRQGGIYGRRIELQTLEDYNEPETAAANTRKFVGEGRVFALFGYVGTDNAEASLPVAAQAGVPFFAPYTGAQSLRDPRARNIFHVRAGFNEETAAIVRQIRTTGLKRVAVVYNDDAYGKAGLEGLARALQASPDPSVQIVARENVVRNTVEIGDAMQGTMKAKPDAVVLVSAYRTAGAFVKEALRRGYSGQFYNVSYVGTQALARELGPLGSGVIISQVMPHPGNATLPVVREYLRLLQAAGKPDDFDYVGIEGFVAAKAFTEGLRRAGKDLTRERLVAALEGMRNVDLGGFIVNFTPENHVGSKFVEMTIINSKGQVIR
- a CDS encoding M20 aminoacylase family protein — protein: MKLIPEILQAQAEIRTIRRDIHAHPELCFQEQRTSDVVARTLESWGIEVHRRLGTTGLVGVIRQGNGKRSIGLRADMDALPLQEANTFGHRSQHDGRMHACGHDGHTAMLLGAARYLAEHRNFDGTVNLIFQPAEEGGGGAREMIKDGLFERFPCDAVFGMHNWPGMPVGAFGTRAGPLMASSNEFRIVVRGKGAHAAMPNNGNDPVFTAAQIVSALQGIITRNKRPIDTAVISVTQFHAGDATNIVPDQAWIGGTVRTFTLPVLDLIERRMEEVARAVAAAFDCTVDFEFHRNYPPTINSVAEAEFAAGIATALVGADMVDADVEPTMGAEDFSFMLQEKPGCYLFIGNGDGAHRESGHGMGPCMLHNPSYDFNDELLPVGSTFLVRLVEAWLAPA